The Vanessa atalanta chromosome 18, ilVanAtal1.2, whole genome shotgun sequence DNA window AAAAACGAATGGTTGCAACTTGAAATAAATACCAAGAATTACCCAATCGCGCCGAGATTACCTAATTGCGCAATGTCCAAAGGGTATTGCAATTACAAGGCAATTTTCCTTCAATCTTGTTTGTACGTAACAACGTACTCGCATATCTTTCGTAAGAAAACCTTATCCATATTGGCCTGCTGTCGCATTTCTCGTTCATATGTATTTCCGTTGCCTCTGCAGGTTGTTTGTCATTGTTGTCGTGACGTCAAAATCGACATGGATTATCCTCAGTATTGAGTAAATAGAATTGCCCGTGTTAGCGCAACCCTTACATAGCATACTAATGCAATACAATACATTGCGTCTGTGGCATGCCATTAATTtcagttcttaatttaaaaagtaaatgtagTTCTAATGACATTAAAGCCATGTCAgtcaaaattcaattaaaagttgTATGACCATCTAAAATTTTTCGTGCAAGTAAATGAAGTAAAAGTAATATCATtccctttaaaaataaagtgaagCTATGATACTTAACCCAAATAACGTTTGAgggaaatatttactaaaatggAAAATGTAAGTAAAGTTAAACCTATGAAAACGCGCGCCTCTTCACTCCTCACGTTAAAATATAAGCatgtattaacaaatttaatctaatttgtatttttttaccgtGTTTGTTCTTACATCAGTCATCTCTCGAACACAAAATCTTATGTCACTCATATCAATACACGTTAATAATTAAGCGTAGAGGGACGCGCCTTCCTGagtgaataaatctatacttaGTGTACGCTAGACATTTTCTCGTTAATATCGGATAGgagtttataaaactaatggGTTTGCGGATCAAAGCTACATAATTAGGTATGCAATAAAACCTTAGTTTAAATAACATACTTAACTTATTCTATACAGGATGTGGAGTTTGATGAATTTTGCGATCCTAACAAtcctagaaaaataaaatatgatgataTTTTGGCTGCTTCGCGTCGCATTGTGGGGACTATTGTCAAAACACCTTGCacggtatttaaaatttcataagcaACTGAGTAAAACTTTTAttggttaataatttttatgatatattttttatcagagAGCTCACATGTCAGATAAACTAGAtatggatatatatttaaaacaggaGTTTATGCAGTATACAGGCTGGTGAGAAAATCAAAATAGTGGCAATTATcctacacttttattttaaatttatatgtcatTTATTAGTTTCAAGGAACGTGGTGTTCGGAATACATTGCTATTATTATCGGAAGAACAGAAAAAGATTGGTGTGATATCAGCATCAACTGGTAATCATGGGTTATCTATGAGTTACCATACTACACAGCTTGGTATACCTTGCATCGTCGTAATGCCAACTCGAGCACCAATAACCAAACTCACAAAATGTCAATCTTTCGGTGCCAAAACACTGTTACATGGTGAGAACATGGCTGAATCTAAACATTATGCTATGTCTTTATCCAAAgagaaaaagttatattatgtcAATGGGTaagcacaaaatatatttctaaagttTAAACTGCAAATTTTATTTCTCAAGATCTGTTCGgtgaaatactattaaaaatttattataatgccaCAGATACGATCATCCTAATGTTATCGAAGGACAAGGAACTATTGGAATTGAAATTTTAGAACAAGTCCCAGAGGTAGATGCTGTTTTAGTACCTGTGGGTGGTGGCAGCCTTTTGACTGGCATTGCTATTGCTATAAAACATCTTAAGCCCGATACCGAAATTTATGTAAGTTACCcctattatttattgaaaatacttgttttatttaattatctaagaAATTTTagcatatattcatttatatcagAATTTTTACCCCCggtaatatttaactaaatcaaaccattaaaagattaataaaatattaaatatcctaATTTTAATCAGGGTATACAAACCGAAAAAACATATAGTATGGTAGAGGCACTCAAGAGAAACGAAAGAGTAAGAATAACCATAGACTCCACAATAGCTGATGGCCTCGCAGTAAATTTGGCAGGAGTAAACACATTTCATAATTTGAAAACCGGAATTGTGGATAAAATGGTATGGTAGATATTATTatcgtataattaaatatattgactaTCATATCACACATGTTGCTACATAATTATGCaaggtaattatatataacaagccACAATTTAAGGaaactacaaattaataatacatattattatacacatcAAAAGGTTCTGAAGGTTCCCACACCTTCAGAACCTTTTGATAAGCCACTTAAAGGGCCGTCTTAAATAGGACAGGAACAGCTCTTTTCCGTTTCCGCTTCTCCGCCTCCTTCTGCTTCGTCACCACGGCGATCCCACTAGGCTACGCCGATTCGTCGACACGAATTCTCACAGAGGGAGGTCTCGTCCATCCTCGCAGACTAGATTCTGCCTCTGCGTTTGACTTTTATACATTGAATTCTATTTTACAACACggcgtaaatatttttagaatatatttaatttacagttaCACATTTACTtactacaatttaataaaatagtttattattttaaatgcttaaaataatttaacttaataaataaaataagtaattattctCAGCACTCTGTACATTTTTGAATATGTATCtacgaaatttattttacgtcAAGCCTGGTTGATTCTAGAACGCATTTATACTTACAACCGTTGAATTAACTCTTCCGTTGTCTTACTTTActatatgtcatatattttacatttgtatactaaatatacaatacaacaaAATAGGTAATCGTTAAAGAAGATTGGGTGGCACGTGCCATAATGCACTTAGTCGAAGAAGAAAGGTACGTCGTAGAAGGCTCTGCAGCGGTTACCATAGCGAGTATAATGGCAGGCCTCTTCCCCAATCTTAAGGGTAAAAAGTGAGTAAATGTAGCGAAGGAAACTGTATTATCATCACGCTTATTCTTTTAAAAGCCTTAATAATCGATATCCGTATTATTCACAGTAAGGCCATCCGATAAAGATTCTACTAACACAGCCTTCTGGCGTACCTACAGATATATAATTCCAATAAAATCCATTGAGATTTTCATAGAcatcaacattatttataacaaattcgaCATATTCCTAAGATGGAATAGAATAGAATTGCTATAATTCTGTTTTTCATACCTCTAAAAATACTGTAGTAACTtcattttccttttaatttaatattttaacgagaGAGCGTCTTATTTATCATGTGTAtgatgtttgtatttattagtttcattattaataataagtattgaaaCATGCTATTGGAGCCGAGGTGGgccagtggatagaacgcgtgcatcttaaccgatgattgtgggtttaagcccaggcaggcaccactgaattttcatgtgcttatattgtgtttataagtcatctcgtgcttggcggtgaaggaaaacatcgtgaggaaatctgcatgtgtctaatttcaacgaaattctgccacatgtgtattcgaccaatccgtattggagcagcgtggtggaatatgctccaaaccttctcctcaaagggaaaggaggccttagcccagcagggggaaatttacaggctgctaatgaaacaTGCTAAATGTGAAAACTATGGCACaatatattgaaatacatttttaaaccatAAAATCTTAATCCATATGACTTCGGGTATAGATAAGGGAAGAGACTAGCTGGTGGTGAACTAATGATTATCAGAAATTACTTACCTactcatttattaaattgttattataacaacGTACATTTCAGAGTGGTATGTGTATTATCGGGTGGTAATATCGATACAACGACACTTGCTCGGGCTCTGGAGAGAGGTATGGCGGCGGAGGGGAGACTGGTCAAGTTTAAGGTGACGGTAAGCGACCGGCCAGGAGGTATGGCTGAACTGTGCGGGTTGTTGGCCAATCTCGGTGTTACGCTGCGGGACTGCATTCCTGAACGCGCATGGGTTAAGGGTGATGTTTTTAGCGTGGAGGTGATTATTTCAATACCCTTAACATTGATGTTTTGAATTTCTTTATACATAGCAAACAAAAAAACACGATATTCTCtctaagcattttatttttgcCAGCCGCAAAAACAGTAGACTCCACATTTTCGTTGCACCTGGCCCTCCAAATATTTACAACCGGTTCTGGGGGTTTAATGGAAGAACTGTACTGGCTGTAGTTATACCTATGAACAACAACAACCTCTCTCAACTCTCTCCCAGCATCCCAACTGGCCTCAAAACAGTATCTGCAGTTCGAATATATAATACCGTTGATAAACCTAAACAGCCATAAGTCTCTCATCTATAGGAAATCTCCAGggtgatgtgttttttttttcttccagATGAAAGTAATAGCAGAGACAAGAGGGTGGGATCATACTAAAGAGTTAATCGAGTTAATTAAGCGAAAATACAAAGATTGCTTTTTCCCTGAAGCAAATGAGAAGTCAGACAAAGGTCCAGGAGCCAGGCGTGGTCCCTGCCTAGCGCCAAATCCAGTGTGCATGCAGAAATAATTACCTGTCCTAACGaagattttttgataaaatagatttttgattgtaatttatataatgattttaaataataataattcaataaataaacaagtttttaaTGTGATTAGACTTCTTTTTcgtatttagatttataataaattgtaaagcaAACGAACCATGCACGTTTGTCAATGTTATCTATGTAAAGGTATTGAATAAAAGACGAAATGCGAGAAGTTTATGACCGTGTTATCTATTTTCGTAAGAAAAGTTTGGAATAGTTTACAATTTAGAAATATCAAACCTAAAAATAGACTGCTGGTTGATTGGTAGGAAAAATCCTCATCGTTAGATGAGGTGCCCAgagatttatcaattttatacaaacgtCAATCATTATATGAGACAGTATGTAAAGACTTatgactataaatattaaatgtaataactataaattataaataaaactatagatTAACACGCAATCACATCCAATTTTTGATCATGGAGACTCGTAGTTAGGGTGTACGCACTTCAGCTGACTGATGGGTAATTGGCGAAATATTACCACACCttcaaataaacttaaactcaaactcaaactcaaattgctttattcaatatagaagtattacactttcttattgatggtcaaattaaacactaccgccggttcggaaaaggaaacaccctgacctgagaagaaccggcgaaagaaactcagcgggtctttttttttacgtcaaattaattatatacataattatatatgaatagaaacagccagaaggcgatcgtttcaatcccaaggtgtgctatcaaacataaactcactaattgtatagtaacctttcgcactcaagcgttccttaacaattttttttaatttcgcaatagaagcattttgaacgctttctgggatcctgttgtagaagcgtatgcattgccccacaaaagagttactgactctatgcagtcgagtaacaggagtaacaagattgtgtttgttccttgtaccaatgttatgagaatcacattttctcataaaaacattaatattttctcgtacatacaatatatattgagaagaaacagtcaatatcttaatgattccttggctcctaggctattgcgcgaatagccctcttctgcagcacaaatatagtatggatagcggctgcgatGAAGACTATCCAACTCCGCAAGAGATATTACAGCCTCAGTGTGAGATTACAAACGCCAAAGTCTTAATAATCCGTTAGAACAGCAATCCGACAAGACTGGAGGACCGGAAAGAGCTCAGCAAAGCCCTAAAAAACggcattttcttttaatttattttgcgtctgtattattagttttgttttctATCCGCAGAGTAATCTCTATTAAAAGTTACAGTTAGATGATTACATATACTATTCGGCCTTAGATTAAAAACTACTTGAATGTTTTAAGCTTGTTAATAGTCTTT harbors:
- the LOC125070894 gene encoding L-threonine ammonia-lyase-like; the encoded protein is MENDVEFDEFCDPNNPRKIKYDDILAASRRIVGTIVKTPCTRAHMSDKLDMDIYLKQEFMQYTGCFKERGVRNTLLLLSEEQKKIGVISASTGNHGLSMSYHTTQLGIPCIVVMPTRAPITKLTKCQSFGAKTLLHGENMAESKHYAMSLSKEKKLYYVNGYDHPNVIEGQGTIGIEILEQVPEVDAVLVPVGGGSLLTGIAIAIKHLKPDTEIYGIQTEKTYSMVEALKRNERVRITIDSTIADGLAVNLAGVNTFHNLKTGIVDKMVIVKEDWVARAIMHLVEEERYVVEGSAAVTIASIMAGLFPNLKGKKVVCVLSGGNIDTTTLARALERGMAAEGRLVKFKVTVSDRPGGMAELCGLLANLGVTLRDCIPERAWVKGDVFSVEMKVIAETRGWDHTKELIELIKRKYKDCFFPEANEKSDKGPGARRGPCLAPNPVCMQK